In Limisphaerales bacterium, the DNA window TCAATGGCAATTACGTCGTCGACACCAGCCACGTCGTCGCCTTCACCGGCGGCCTCCAATACAACGTCGAATCCATTGGCGGCTTGAAAAGCTTGTTCCTCTCCGGCGAAGGCTTCGTCTGCCGGTTCCGAGGCCAAGGCAAAGTGTGGATCCAAACCCGCCACCCCTCCGCCTTCGCCGCGTGGACCAATCCCTTCCGCCCGGTAAAAGGCGGCTAGAACGGCCCCTAAATTTGCAGGTCAGCCGCCCCGTAAAGCCTAAGCCCTACATCGGCGAATGCTTCTGTTCCTCCCGCGAAAGTTTCATCACTTCTTTTTTGGCAATGGAATGACTGCGGGTGGTGGCCGCCAGCCGCTCGGCCAGCATCTTGGCAATGATCAATGTGGTGCGCGGGTTCTGCTCCAGAAAATCATCCGAATCCTCAATCATAAAAAACACCGACGGCTCCCGCACCTTCACCGTGCTCGTGCACTCCCCGCCCGTCAACGCAGCGATCTCGCCGAACATATCTCCGCGCTGATCACAAATGGCCACCTCCTGCCCGCCTTTGATAATCGTCACCGCCCCTTTTTTCAGCACATAAATGCACGACTGCCGTTCCCCCTCGCGCAACAGCACATGCCCCGCGGGGCATTCCACCTCGTCATCATAATAAAACTGCAACCCATAAAATGTTACCTGCATAGCGTGCCCCCAGAGTGTCCAAACTCAATCGAATTGCAACCCAATAGCTACTTTCGCAATTGGGCCATAAAAGAGGGAGCCGTGCCAATGAGATCGGCCCGGCGTTGGGCCGCCAGAACGGAACCATAAGTTTGCAGGTCAGCCGACAGCATGGCGAGGCGATCCCTGAGGGACTCACTGCTCACGGCACCGTCAGCAACATCCTCCTTTTCGT includes these proteins:
- a CDS encoding cyclic nucleotide-binding domain-containing protein, whose translation is MQVTFYGLQFYYDDEVECPAGHVLLREGERQSCIYVLKKGAVTIIKGGQEVAICDQRGDMFGEIAALTGGECTSTVKVREPSVFFMIEDSDDFLEQNPRTTLIIAKMLAERLAATTRSHSIAKKEVMKLSREEQKHSPM